The DNA sequence TCCGGCCGGCTCCCGCCCGTGAGGTAGAAGCCCACGGCATCAATGCGGGTGCGCCGTCCCCTGCGGTTCTGGAGGTGGTTCACCTCGGCCACAATGGCCGCATCCTCGGAGTTGGCCTCGCCGTCGCTCAGCAAAAGAAGGGTGTCGGCCTCCATGGAGAGGGCCAGGCGCAGGGCATCCTGCAGGTTCGTGCTGCCCCCGCAATCCACCCCGCTTTCCAGGTAACGCCGGGCGGCAAGGACTTGGCCCGACTCCGCCGACACGGGGCCCGGTCGGAAGGCGTCCACACGGTCGGCGAAAAGCAGGATGTTGAAACGTTGGCCGGCCTCCAGGCCTTCCAGAGCACGGGCCACGCCGTCAAAGGCTTCACGCAACCGATTCCCCTTGCCGGACTTTTCCAACATGCTCCCGGAAACATCAATGACAAAGACCACCGTGCCGCCGGTGAAGGGTCGTCCGAAGAAAGTGGGTGCGGTGCGTGGTCCGGATGCGGCGGTGCCGGCGTTCGGGGGCGAGGATGGCCGGGCCGCTCCCGTTGCAGCGCCGGGAACCGCCGACGCCGGGGACGAAGGAGAACGGGTGGTGATCGTCGCAGGAGAAGTGGCCGGGACGGCCGGAGAGGAGGGTTCTCCGACGTTGGCCGGCGTGCCCGCCACCGGGATGCGGAAAAACACCTCTTCTTTCTGGGCGGTTTCGATTTCCGGCCTGTTCAGTCCCTCGGCAAAAGCCGCCGGCAGCACCGGACTGGAACCCTTTCGGATTGCATGAAGCGGGAGGCCGTGAATGGCCACCAGCAGGAGGAGGTGGCCGGTGGCTGAAAGGGCCAGAATACCCCCGAACGGACTGATCCGCCCTTTCGCGGTGATCCGCTCCAACAGCCCCGGGAGGAAGCGAACGGTCACACGGGAGGGGGACTGTCGCCGCGATGGCGTTCGGGGTCGTCGATCATCTTCCAGAACTGGGGGTTCTTCTGCAGTTCCTCGTCCTCACCTCCGGGAAGGGAAGAACGGAAGAAAAAATCCTTCAGGGTGTTTTTGTGCAGCACGCGGTGGACGGTCAACCCCTGCTTGGTCTTCTCAAAATAGATCCGGTAGTCCTTGGCCCGGTAGCGGAAAAGCTTCCGCTCGTCCTGGGTGATGACCCCGAACAGGTCGGGGTGTTCCTCAAAAAAATTGGGGGTCAGGACATGGAACTGGTCCAGCACCTCCAATTGCAGAAGCTTCGGCATCTGCGACATCTCTGCGGAACTGGTGGGCGTGAAAACGATCTGCATCATGGACGGAGAAAGTTAACCTTGTTCCCATCCATCCCGCAAGCGGGAGGTTTCAACGGATGCGCCGGCCCCGGTCCCATTGGTAATCGATGGGATCGACCTCGAATGCCATCTCCAGCTCCGCCCCCGCCTCCCGCATCACCGGAACATCCTCGTCCAGCACGGCCACCGGCCTGCTGCACCACCGGCTTTCGTCGCGGGTGATCGTGAGGGCATGGATCGAGTCCCCCCTATGCGAAAGGGCGCAGGCGGGATACTTCAACAAACGAACCGCCTCCTCCACACTGTGGAAGGGGGAGTGGTCGCGGTCACGCAGGGAGGCCGCGCGGTCCAAAGTCCACCGGGCGGGCTGCGATCCACCGATTTGGATCTGGGTCCGGGGACCGTTTTCCTGCCAGGCCACGCGGGAGGCGTGGAATTGGAAGTCGGTCATGATGTTGCCGATGGGAACCAACGGAGGCAGGTCGCAGTCGCTGCGTAAAAAATACAGACCCGCCCGCATCGAGCCGTCGGCCAGGCGGGCCCGGCAGAGGATGCGGAGGGCGGCGTGGTGGTAGTGAAAACCCATCCACGGCGGTAATGGGGCCGGCCGCATGTGGCGCACCTCACACACCACCCAATGGTAGAATCCAAACCCGTAGTGTTCGACGACCTCCAAGCCCCCGGGCAGACGGGCCTGCACCGACTCGATGGGTGCCCGGTAAACCACCAACCAGCAGCGGGCCAGGCGGCCTCGCATGGCCAGGGGGTTGGGGGGAAGGGAGATCAGACCCATAAGACCGCTCCTGTCAGAAAGAGTGCCGCCCCGTCGAGTCCGATGAACCAACCGATGAGCAAATTGATAACTGAGGTTCCCAGCCGGCGTCCGTTCAATACGAACACGCCCAGCATGAGAACATGCGAGGCCAATATCGAAACCACATACCAAGCAATCCCTGAGTCAAAACAGGAACCCAGCGAAGCGAGACCCAGCAGCATGGAGCCCGCGGCCATGCTGCGCAGGCAAATGCGGGCGGCAGTCATGAGACTCCAGCCAAAGATCAGCGGGCACAAAGCCCCGAAGAGAACCCAGGCCAAGCCGGGCAGGACCCACATCAGCAGGATGCCATCTTGGTGCGTGAGACCGCCGGTGGCCGACGCGAGCGAATGGCCTAACAGTCCCGGTCCCAGAAAAGACAAGACCCCGTAGATCAGATTCACAAGGACCCCCTTGAGGCCAACCGCCACGCCCAAAGGCTGAGGCCGGTCATGATGACGGGCCACAATAACAACGGGGGTAGATGGTGGGTTTGGTAGGCAACAAACAAGCCCAAGGCGACGCCCAGTCCATTGTAAGCGGCACTGACCAACCACAGGTAGCGCTGGGTGGGCTTATTGCGGCTTGCTTGGAGGTAGGTCCACCAGAGCACGTATCCGGGGATGGCGATGAGGATGCAGCCCAACGAACAGGCAGCCTCTTTCCAATTACGGAATTGAAAGAGATAAGCGACCGGGAAGATGAGATAGATGCCCGCGAGTATGCCCAGGAGTCCATTGAGCACGGCCATAGCTCGCGCGATCCAGCGAAACGTATTCATCGGCTGCAGCCCCCTGTATGACAGAGAACGCCCATGGCCGCGTCTTTCAACCCGTCGGGTTGCAGGCCGAGCAGGTTCGAGACCCGGTGGCGATTCGAGGAAATCAGGCGATACAGGTTTCGGATCAAAGGCCGGAAGGATGAGTGAGCAAACTTGTCGGCCAGATCCCGGTAATCTCGCAGGGTGTATAGACACATCACCCATGCGGCATCGCCCATCCAGAGATCGCCGTTGTCGGCAATGGCCAGCATCTGTTCCTCCGGTCGCATCTGCCGCAGGTCACCAAATCGCCGGGCCACTTCCTCTGATTGCAACGGCAGGAATTCCAGGGGAATGATCTGGTCCTGTGCCTCCAGCCAATCGCGGCACCGGCAGCAGAACCCGCACGAGCCGTCATACAACACCGTCAATCGTTTCATTTTTTTGAATCTGTTGGGTGTCGTCCCCATTTACGGGTTGAAGGTTTCGAGGTTGGTTTGGACCAGTCCCTGCGCCGGGATCGGGGGAGGGGCTTCGCATCCCGCGCGGAGGGCACGGCGGCGGATGCGCGAGAAGACGAAGAGATTGAAGAAGTGGAGGAGGCCGAGGGCCACCAGCACTCCGCCCACTTTTCCGCTCAGGACTTCCACCCCCGCACGGGTGGTATCAATTTCAAAGGCATAGCGCAGGTTGAGCGCGATGTAGCCCAGGTTGATGAGATAGAATCCGACCACCAACAGGTGGTTGGTCGAATCGGCCAGTTCGGTGTTCCCGCCGAAGACATCGACCAGGAAGACCCGCCCGCCCTTGTGCAGCGTGCGGGCCACCCAGATGGTCAGGGCCAGGCTGAGGGTGACGTAGGCGGTGTAAGTCCAGAGGATCGGGGTCATGGTCGGGTCTTTCTGTTGATGTTTATGGGAGATTCAGGAAATATTGAAAATAAGTGGCAAATAAAAAGCGGTTCATTTGATCAGTTTCTTGGCCAGGGGAAGGAAGACGCGGGCCG is a window from the Candidatus Methylacidiphilales bacterium genome containing:
- a CDS encoding DUF2071 domain-containing protein; amino-acid sequence: MGLISLPPNPLAMRGRLARCWLVVYRAPIESVQARLPGGLEVVEHYGFGFYHWVVCEVRHMRPAPLPPWMGFHYHHAALRILCRARLADGSMRAGLYFLRSDCDLPPLVPIGNIMTDFQFHASRVAWQENGPRTQIQIGGSQPARWTLDRAASLRDRDHSPFHSVEEAVRLLKYPACALSHRGDSIHALTITRDESRWCSRPVAVLDEDVPVMREAGAELEMAFEVDPIDYQWDRGRRIR
- a CDS encoding addiction module toxin RelE; the encoded protein is MMQIVFTPTSSAEMSQMPKLLQLEVLDQFHVLTPNFFEEHPDLFGVITQDERKLFRYRAKDYRIYFEKTKQGLTVHRVLHKNTLKDFFFRSSLPGGEDEELQKNPQFWKMIDDPERHRGDSPPPV
- a CDS encoding VWA domain-containing protein, which produces MTVRFLPGLLERITAKGRISPFGGILALSATGHLLLLVAIHGLPLHAIRKGSSPVLPAAFAEGLNRPEIETAQKEEVFFRIPVAGTPANVGEPSSPAVPATSPATITTRSPSSPASAVPGAATGAARPSSPPNAGTAASGPRTAPTFFGRPFTGGTVVFVIDVSGSMLEKSGKGNRLREAFDGVARALEGLEAGQRFNILLFADRVDAFRPGPVSAESGQVLAARRYLESGVDCGGSTNLQDALRLALSMEADTLLLLSDGEANSEDAAIVAEVNHLQNRRGRRTRIDAVGFYLTGGSRPEVLLQRLARDSGGQYASWKPQDIRR
- a CDS encoding DCC1-like thiol-disulfide oxidoreductase family protein — its product is MKRLTVLYDGSCGFCCRCRDWLEAQDQIIPLEFLPLQSEEVARRFGDLRQMRPEEQMLAIADNGDLWMGDAAWVMCLYTLRDYRDLADKFAHSSFRPLIRNLYRLISSNRHRVSNLLGLQPDGLKDAAMGVLCHTGGCSR